A segment of the Microthrixaceae bacterium genome:
ATGGCGGTGACGATCCAGGCGAGCCGGCAGTTCTCCTACGACGTCGCCCGCCTGATGGCCAAGGGCCAGGGCAAACTCGAGGCGTCGCTCATCAAGGCCTACGTCTGCAAGGCCGCCGAGTGGGTCACCCGCGAGGCCATGCAGATCCACGGCGGCATGGGTTATGCCGAGGAGTACGACGTCAGCCGCTACTGGGTGGATGCCCGTGTGCTGTCGATCTTCGAAGGGGCCGATGAGACCCTGTGTCTCAAGGTGATCGCCCGCCAACTCGTCGCCAACCACAAGGGCTGAGCACAGGGCCTGACCACCAGGCCTGACCGCCCGGGCTTCACGCAGCAGCGGCGAGTTCCTGTGGAGTGAATTGCTCGTCGAGCAGTCGGGCAAAGCGACGCGGGTCACCCGCCATGAATGCCCGGCACAGCCGGTGACCTTCGGCGTAGCAAAAGACGTACGCGCGCCACGTCGGATCGGTGAGGAAGCGAACCATCTGCGTGGCGCGGGCCTCGTCGATGACGAACCATTGCTGCGCCGTGCGCACGACGTCGTCCACCGGAGCGGCGTCCGCGTGCAGCATCAACGCCAGGGTGCCGCGCGCTCGCGCCAGCGTCTCGGAAAACACTGACAGCGCCTGCACCGACTCGAGTTCGATGTGAACACCCGCGTCGCGCAGCATCGGTTCGGTGGCCGCATGGGTGTCGGGGCCGACGAGGGCTTCGAGGCCGAGGTCGGCAAGCCCCTCCGCCAACAGACACGAGGGCGTGCCGATGAGCGCGATCGACTGTTCCAGTTGGCCACGCTCCCGGACGAGTCCGAGCTCCTTGCGACATCCCTCGGTGTGATGGCCCGGGTAGGCCTCGTGGGCAATGAGATGGGCGATGGAGGTCGACAACACCGGCAGGTCGGTGTTGATCGTGACGAGCGAATGGAAACCACCCTGGTACACGTTGAACCCCGACCACGGCTTGTCGCTCACCAGATCGAAGCTCACACCCTCTTCGTCGGGAAGCCCGAACGCCGCACGGGTTCGGGCACGAAGTTCCTGGGCAAGGTTGTCGATGACCCCGCGAAGCTTGTCGACAGGAATCACGTGGCGTTCGCGCATGGCTGCCAGCCGCTGCGACAACGGGGCGGACGCTTCATCGGAGGCCCCCTTCAACGCACGGTCGAGCGCGTGCTGAGCGGCCATCACCTCGTCGGTGGTGATCCGCTCCGGGCGAACGCCGTAACAGAGTTCGACTTCGTCGAGGTACCCGATCCGCTCCCCCGCAAGGTGTCGTGCGACAGTGTGAAGTCCGACGGTTTGGCTCCGCAGCCAGCGCGCCCGAGCGGATCCGAGGTGGGTGTCGGCATCGAACTCGGCGATCAACTCGCCCGCAGCGTCGCGCAGTTCCTCCGCGGGCCGCACGGGCTCGGCATCGATCCGATCACGCCACTGCTTGGGGCCGTAGTAGGAATCGACGATGTCGGGATTGTGGCGACCGAGGCGAAGCCCGAGTTCGACGTAGCGACGAACCGGCGAATCGATGTCCGAGTCGCTCATCCGAGCGCGTCGGACAAGAACGCCAACGTCGAGTCCCACGCCGCCGACGACGCCTCGGCGTTGTACACCTCGGGACGATGATCGTTGAAGAAGGCGTGCTCGACACCCGGATGGATCGTGATCTGGGCGTCGACGCCGGCGTTGCGCATCGTCTCTTCCAACCCTCGGGCAAGGTCGGGGCCGAAGAAGCCGTCGAGTTCGGCGAAGTGCCCACGCACCGGTGCGGTGACGCTCGACCAGTCGGGGGTCGCGCCCTCCCACGGGATGAGTCCGTAAAACGGTGCGCAGGCGCCGATCGCGTCGGGTCGCGATGCCGCGAGCACGAGCGCCAAGCCGCCGCCCATGCAGAATCCGATGACGCCCACCTTCTCGGAGGTGACCGACTCGTCGGCCTGCAGGAAGGCGATGGCGCCGGCCATGTCCTTGACCGCCTGGCCGATGTTGAGCGCCATCATCAACTTGCCGGCCTCGTCGGGTTCTGTCGTCGTCTCGCCGTGGTACAGATAGGGTGCGAGCGCACTGAACCCGGCTGCAGCAAACCGGTCGCACACCTCCTCGATGTGAGGCACGAGCCCCCACCATTCCTGAATGACGACGACTCCGGGCCCGCCACCTTCGGCCGGGGCGTAGTACCCCCGTGCGGTCGACCCATTGCTCGGAAATTCAACGATGCTGCCCATCGACACAACCTACCGCCGACGATGACCACGCGGCGGCGCAGCTACCGAATGGTTCCGCTGGCGACGACTTGGTGCGTCCGCCTCTCG
Coding sequences within it:
- a CDS encoding dienelactone hydrolase family protein: MGSIVEFPSNGSTARGYYAPAEGGGPGVVVIQEWWGLVPHIEEVCDRFAAAGFSALAPYLYHGETTTEPDEAGKLMMALNIGQAVKDMAGAIAFLQADESVTSEKVGVIGFCMGGGLALVLAASRPDAIGACAPFYGLIPWEGATPDWSSVTAPVRGHFAELDGFFGPDLARGLEETMRNAGVDAQITIHPGVEHAFFNDHRPEVYNAEASSAAWDSTLAFLSDALG